In Paraflavitalea devenefica, the genomic window TAAGATTTATGTATCTGCCGAAAACGGATATAATATCGGCTACGGATACCTCGGCGTCATTAATAACCCTGAAGCAAGTGGCGCCGGCTGTGGATATATACAGGATGCCATCAACCTGAATGGCAAAGCCACGCTCATTGGCCTGCCTACTTTTAATGCTACCTATTTACAAAAAGATACCGCATCTGTACAGCTATCAGGTAGCTGCGCAGGTATCGGCATTACATTCAGCTTAACCAATACCAACAATGCCGATTCTGTAAAATGGAGTTTTGGAGATGCCAGCGATAGTTCCATGCTACTAAACCCGGTACATACCTATGCTACCCCAGCGGTCTATAATACCCGGGTTGTCATTTACCGGTCGTGCAACGTTAATGATACGATCAATAAAGCCATAACCATTACCAATTGCAACCAAAGTACCGTTATTGCCGGCTTTACGGCTCCCGATACTGTTTGTATCAATAACCCGGTTACCATCAATAATACCTCCACAGGAGCCACTACCAGCTTCTGGAATTTTTGTGTGGCAGATATTAACCAGCAGATTCCCATTGGTAATAACATGGGTAATGTAGGCGGCAACCTGGCTATGCCGGTTTTCATGGATTACGTTTTCGCCAATAATAATTACTATGGGTTCTCGGTCAACTTTAATGGAGGCGGGCTTATCCGACATGATTTTGGTAATAGTCTGCTCAATACACCGACAACGGTAAACCTGGGTAACTTTGGAGGTGTTATTCCGGCGGTAAACAGCGCTGAAGGTATCCAGGTTGTGCAAAATGAAGGACGCTGGTATGCCATTATTGTAGGCGGTTATACCGGCGGCCCTACTCCACGGGTGCTGAAAGTAGATTTCGGCCCCAACATCACCAACCCGACGCCGGTAGCTACCAGTTGGGGAAATATCGGCGGTATGGACCAGCCGGTTGACCTGCATGTTTTCAAAGAAAACAATAATTGGTATGGATTCACGGTAAATGCTGAAGACAACAGCATCACGCGCTTTGACTTTACCAACAGCTTTAATAATATCCCTACCGGCACCAACCTGGGCAATATCGGCAATCTCGCTTATCCTACCGGCATCTATGCTATCAACAACAATGGCAACTGGAGCGTATTCATTACGAATGCAGGGGATAATACAAGGTCCAGCGGTACTTTTTCCTTATCCAGGCTCGACTTTGGTTCTTCACTACTGAACACACCGGTGGGCGTAAACCTGGGCAGCCTCGGCAACGTATTGCAACACCCGAGAGACCTTACCATTTTACGCTCTTGCGAACAAATAATCGGCTTTGTAGTCAACGGTCATCTGAATGACCGGTCATTGGTAAAGCTGGATTTCAATAATAACCTGTCGGCTACGCCCATTGCCACTTCGCTTGGAAACATTGGCAACCTTAGTTTCCCGCATTCCATTTCCAAACTATTCCGCGTTAATGAAGATATATATGGCTTTATCACCAATGTAGACAACAATACCATCACCCGCCTGCGTTTTCCCGGCTGTACCAATGCCAGTATAGCCAGTTCAACAGCTACCAATCCGCCACCGGTTACCTACAATACCCCGGGCACCTACAACATTAACCTTACGGTAGATGATGGGTTGCCTACACAGTCTGCTTTTTGTAAACAGGTAGTCGTACTGCCCGAACCGGTATCAGCACCTACACAACGGCTAACGCTTTGCGCCGGCACGTCCAATATACGGATCGGTACAGGCTCTGGCTCAGCTACCTACCTGTGGAATACCGGCGCCACTACCGATTCCATAGATGTAACGGCGCCGGGTACTTACTGGGTGGACATTAACCGGTTTGGCTGTACTGCAACAGACACCTTTATTATCAATGCCAGCAGTTGCATCGTTACGGCGGCTTTTACAGCGCCGGATACGGTGTGTATCAACAATCCGGTAACCATCAACAATACCTCCACAGGGGCCACTACCAGCTTTTGGAACTTTTGTGTGGCCGATATAACACAGCCGCCTGTAGGCACTAACCTGGGCAACATAGACAACAATTTGTCGCAGCCTGTATTCATGGATTATGTCTTCGACAACGGCAACTATTATGGCTTTGTGGTGAACCATATACCGGGCGGCCTGGTCAGGCTCAACTTTGGGAACAGCCTGTTGAATACGCCCACTTCAGTCAACCTGGGCAACTTTAATGGCGTCATACCTGCCGGAAGTGGTGCTGAAGGCATTCGTGTAGTAAAGAACAATGGAAAATGGTATGCCATCATTGTAGGCGGGAGTTCACAAACCACCTACCCGCCCCGGATTTTGAAAATCGACTTTGGCGCCAACATTACGAACCCTTCGCCCACAGCCACCGATTGGGGCAACCTCGGCAATATGGACCAGCCTATCGACTTTGATCTTTTCCAGGAAAACAATAACTGGTATGGCTTTACTGTCAACGCAATCAACAATACGATCACACGGTTCAACTTCACCAATAGTTTTGATAACACCCCAACGGCCATTAATATGGGGAACCTGGGAGGACTAAGCTACCCTACAGGTATCTATATTATTAATGACAACGGTAATTACAGAATCTTTATCAGCAATGCAGGCAGCGGGGCCTCTTTAACCAGGCTCGATTTTGGATCATCGCTGTTGAATACACCCACGGCTGTTAACCTGGGCAATCCTGGCAATGTAATGGTAACACCCAGAGATCTTACTGTAATGCGTTCCTGCGGGCAGGCCGTAGCTTTTATTGCCAATGGTCAGCCAGGGTATGGTAACATTTCCAGCCTTGATTTTAACAATGACTTTACGGCTGTTCCTACGCCTGCTTCCTTAGGCAATATAGGCAACCTGAACTTTGCACATTCCATTTCGAGGTTATTCAGGGTTAATGAGGACATCTTTGGTTTTGTTACCAATGTCACCAACAATACCATCACCCGCTTCCGTTTTCCCGGCTGTACCAATGCCAGCATAGCCAGCTCTACAGCCACCAATCCGCCACCAATTACTTACAATACACCCGGCACGTATAATATTAACCTCACGGTAGACGATGGCCTGCCTACGCAAACTGCTTTTTGTAAACAGGTAGTGGTATTGCCGGCCCCCGTGCAATCACCCACCAAAACTTCTACCCTTTGCACCGGAGCAACCACCAGGATAGGAACAGGCGCCAAATACGCCACTTACCTATGGAATACCGGCGCTACCACCGACTCCATTGATGTTACCAATGCCGGCACCTATTGGGTCACCATCAACAGTTTTGGCTGCAGTGTTACAGATACCTTTAAAGTGGAGCGTATACTAATATCAGACTTCAGCTTTAAGCAGGATGTATGCAACCCCTATACCGTAACATTTGCCAATGCAAGCACCGCTACCACCAGCCCATACTGGGACCTAGGAGATGGCACTATGATTACCGGCAACCTTAACCCGGTGCACACCTATGCCAACTTTGGAGATTATACCATCCGGTTCAGCGTGCAGGATGGCAACTGCAGGGACACGGTGGACAAAATTATCAGCATCAATGTGGTGAAAGATGACATCATTATTACGCCTGATACTGTTATCTGCGATGGCACCACCAAACAGTTACGTACCAAACCTTCCCTGAGCTTTTGCTGGTACCCCACCACTTACCTCGACAATCCCAACTCACCCAACCCGGTTACCAGCACCCCACACAACATTACCTATTACTTTAATGCAGAAGTAACAGGCAATAACCTGATCGTCAACGGCGACTTTTCAGCCGGCAATACCGGCTTTACTTCCCAATATATCTATGCAGCCACCAATACTACGGAAGGCGAATATGCGGTTGGCCCCAATCCTCAAACATGGAATGGTGCTGCCAGCAACTGTCGTGACCATACCAGTGGCAACGGAAATATGTTATTGGTAAATGGGAATCCTATAGCCGATGAAAAAGTATGGACCCAAACGGTAAATGTAATACCCAATACCAGTTATGCTTTTTCAACCTGGATCCAATCCATATCAGAAGCCAACCCTGCCCAACTACAATTCTCCATCAACGGAAAGGACATGGCCAATGCCATTACAGCCTCCATGCCTGGTTGTAACTGGCTGCAATTCTATACTACCTGGAACTCCGGCAACAATACAACCGCCCAGATTTCCATCGTTAATAAAAACACCATACGAGATGGCAATGATTTTGCGCTGGACGATATCTCCTTTGCGCAAGTATTCATTAAACGGGACAGTGTAATCATTAAAGTAGATACACCGGTGGTGAAAACGATCCTGGATACAACAGTATGTAAGGAAAAGCCGGTTACCCTGTACACTACCGGTGCAGCCACCTATACCTGGTCGCCGGCTACGACTTTATCCAATCCGGCTATCGCTAATCCCGTGGCCACTCCCTCGGCCAATACTGAATACATTGTTACCGGTATTACCATGAATGGCTGTGTGGCTAAAGACACAGTGGCTGTTAATATATTCTCCAAACCTGTCATCACCAAAACCCAGGACACCGCGGTATGCCGTAATTCGGCTTTCCCGCTTTATATAGCGGGAGGGACATCTTATGCCTGGTCGCCGGCCAATCAATTAAATAACCCAGCCAGCAATACCCCCATAGCCAGCCCGGGAACGGCAGATATTACTTACTACGTAACCATTACCGATAGCCACTCCTGCATCAGCCAGGATTCTGTGCAGGTTTCTATACGTCCTTACCCGGTCTTTACCGCTTCGGGTAATCAGGCCATTTGCTATGGCAGCAGCGCAACCCTGCGGGCAGGTGGAGGCGACCAGTACCAATGGACCCCGGCCCACTTGCTGAGCGACGCCGGTTCACCGGAACCGGTAGCTACGCCGGATACCACCACCCAATTCAGTGTCTATATCCGGGAAACTACCTGCGGTTTTGACACCACCATCAACAGGAGGATCATTGTCAATCCTGTGCCGGAGCTCACGGTGGAGAAAGCCAATGACATCAACTGTAATACACCCACTGCACAATTAAACGCGGCAGGCGCCCGGCAATATACCTGGAGTCCGGTAGCGGGACTGAATGATCCTTATAAAGCCAACCCGATTACTCATACAGATACCACTACACAATACACAGTAACCGGTATCAACCAATATGGCTGCAGCTCCACTGCCTTCCTGAAAGTCATTGCCAGCAAGGAGGGATTACCCCGCTTTGTGGTACCCAATGCCTTTACCCCCAATGGCGACCGCAACAACGATTGCTTTGGCATTCAAAGATGGGGCAATGCAAAAGTGGAGGAATTTGCCGTGTATAACCGGTGGGGACAATTGGTCTTTAAGACTGCCGATCCTTCCCGGTGCTGGGATGGCACCTTCAATGGAAAGCCGCAGGATGCCGGCGGATACATCTATGTGATCAAAGCAAAAACATTATGTGGCGAAGTAAGCCGCAAAGGCATGGTCATGCTGATCAGATAAAGAGGGGAATAACGCTTATGAACGCAGGCCGAACCGGGCCATCAGTTCATCCTTACGGCGGGTGGCCACTTCAATCATGGTGCCGTCCTCCATCTCGAGATATCCTCCCCTGCCACGATGGTATTTTTTTACGCAATTGAGGTTTACAATATGAGAATTATGGATCCTGAAGAAAAGATCATCGGGCAGCAAAGGCTCATATTCCTTGATGTTTTTTGAAGCCAGCACCTTTTCCATACCCTTAATATAAAAGGTGGTATAGCCGCCTTTCGATTCACAGCGCATAATATCCGACAACAATACAAATACATAACCTTCTTTGGAAGGCAGTGCCAGTTTTTGCACTGCCTGTTGTGGTTTCTGCAGGTTATACAGCAGGGCTTCTATACGCTCGTTGACATTCCGGATGGCTACTTTTTGGGTTGCTTTGACCACTGCCGCTGTCAATTCATCAATATTGACCGGCTTCAGCAGATAATCCAGCGCACTGTATTTGATCGCCTTCAGGGAGTAATCATTGAAGGCCGTAATAAAGATCACCTCAAAATGGATCGGCTTTAACTGGTCCAGCAGGTCAAAACCGCTGCCATAGGGCATTTCTATATCCAGGAATACCAGGTCGGGCTTTACTTCCTGCACCAGTTGTACACCGGCTGCGGCATTATCAGCCTGCCCTTCAATGGTTACATCCGGACAAAATTCTTCCAGCATCAGCTTCAGGATGCGGTTATTCTTAGGTTCATCGTCAATCAATACGGCACGAATCATAAGCATTACATTTAATGGGATTTGCCGGCTTCCGCTACAGGAAATTGCAATACCACACGGGTACCGGCAGTCTGGTTATTGATCAGGATATCTTCTACATCAATCAGAGCAGGGACCTGCTGATGCCTGTTCAGCATCTCAATACGCCTGGCAGTGAGGGTCATGCCCTTCGACTGGTATTCTATTGGCATTTGGCTTTTGAATTGAGCAGCCACCTTACGCCCTACTCCATTATCCTCCACCCGGCAAATAACATACTGCTCATTGAGCCCGAAAGACACGGTAATTTGCCCCAGCTTGTCAGTGCGGTACCGTACGCCATGCCGGATGCTGTTCTCCACATAAGGTTGCAGGATCATAGGAGGAATATACCAGTCAGATGGATCAAGATTATCCGCCACCGTTACCCTATACGAAAACTTATCCTCAAATTTCGTTTTTTCCAGTTCAAGATAAGTGGTGAGGTAGCTGATTTCTTCATAAAGGCTGATCTTTGTCTTAGACGAAATATCCAGCGTCAACCGGATCAGCCGGGAGAAATCCGTAATGAACTTATTAGCGCCCCGCAAATCTTTGTCGATCACATACTGCTGCACCGAATTAAGGCTGTTAAAGATAAAATGGGGGTTCATCTGCGCCTTCAGGGCCATCTGCTCCAGTTCCGCCATGCGGTTATTGATCTGCATCTTCTCCTCATTCTGCCGGCGTATCTTTTTGATGCGGGCATTGACAAAAATCCATATCAGGGCGCCAATCATGAGCAAGACCAGGATACGGAACCAGGTCTTTTCCCACAACAACTTCTCTACCCGGAAAGGGATGCGTACCATTTCACTTTCCACCCCAAACTTATTGGTAGCTATTAATTGCAATTCATAATCCCCCGAGGGAAGGGCAGGATAGCTGAGAAAAGTTTCCCGGGTAGTTTGCCAGTTGTCGTTGAGTCCCACCATCCGGTACCGGTAAGTAATATCACCAGCGGAACGATAAGATATACCCACATAATCAAACCGGACATCGTTCTCTGCATGCGGCAATACCAAACCGGTGGTATCATATTGCTTCTTTCCATTCAGCACCCCAACACCCGTAATGCGTAACTTACAAAAGGAGTTAAGTGAGATCCTGTCTGCATCAAAACTGGTCAGTCCGGCAGAAGTGCCTGCATATACCCGTGATCCATCCACATATACCGCATTGATCATATTGCCCACTAATCCATCATCCTCTGTATAAGTAGTGATGGCAGCGCCTGCCGGTGTAATCACTACCTGGTTT contains:
- a CDS encoding LytR/AlgR family response regulator transcription factor produces the protein MIRAVLIDDEPKNNRILKLMLEEFCPDVTIEGQADNAAAGVQLVQEVKPDLVFLDIEMPYGSGFDLLDQLKPIHFEVIFITAFNDYSLKAIKYSALDYLLKPVNIDELTAAVVKATQKVAIRNVNERIEALLYNLQKPQQAVQKLALPSKEGYVFVLLSDIMRCESKGGYTTFYIKGMEKVLASKNIKEYEPLLPDDLFFRIHNSHIVNLNCVKKYHRGRGGYLEMEDGTMIEVATRRKDELMARFGLRS
- a CDS encoding PKD domain-containing protein translates to MNGQINTREGVSSISDKATGQLLFYSEGTTVWNRNHAIMPNGTGLQGDYSSTQSSIIVPNPGNPNQYYLFTTALSQGVRYSVIDMTLAGGLGDVIAATKNTSLITPAASSEKLIAVQHCNKTDFWVITHTLNSNTFYVYLVNATGVQAPVTYNIGYSIGNAVYWEGAGYLKFSPDGSKLVHVIGPANTGALSRAEILSFNNKTGIVSGPVTVLDNLNSPYGAEFSQSNKYLYISELLGKRLLQYDLTAPNINASQYTITNSANLLFGALQLGPDNKIYVSAENGYNIGYGYLGVINNPEASGAGCGYIQDAINLNGKATLIGLPTFNATYLQKDTASVQLSGSCAGIGITFSLTNTNNADSVKWSFGDASDSSMLLNPVHTYATPAVYNTRVVIYRSCNVNDTINKAITITNCNQSTVIAGFTAPDTVCINNPVTINNTSTGATTSFWNFCVADINQQIPIGNNMGNVGGNLAMPVFMDYVFANNNYYGFSVNFNGGGLIRHDFGNSLLNTPTTVNLGNFGGVIPAVNSAEGIQVVQNEGRWYAIIVGGYTGGPTPRVLKVDFGPNITNPTPVATSWGNIGGMDQPVDLHVFKENNNWYGFTVNAEDNSITRFDFTNSFNNIPTGTNLGNIGNLAYPTGIYAINNNGNWSVFITNAGDNTRSSGTFSLSRLDFGSSLLNTPVGVNLGSLGNVLQHPRDLTILRSCEQIIGFVVNGHLNDRSLVKLDFNNNLSATPIATSLGNIGNLSFPHSISKLFRVNEDIYGFITNVDNNTITRLRFPGCTNASIASSTATNPPPVTYNTPGTYNINLTVDDGLPTQSAFCKQVVVLPEPVSAPTQRLTLCAGTSNIRIGTGSGSATYLWNTGATTDSIDVTAPGTYWVDINRFGCTATDTFIINASSCIVTAAFTAPDTVCINNPVTINNTSTGATTSFWNFCVADITQPPVGTNLGNIDNNLSQPVFMDYVFDNGNYYGFVVNHIPGGLVRLNFGNSLLNTPTSVNLGNFNGVIPAGSGAEGIRVVKNNGKWYAIIVGGSSQTTYPPRILKIDFGANITNPSPTATDWGNLGNMDQPIDFDLFQENNNWYGFTVNAINNTITRFNFTNSFDNTPTAINMGNLGGLSYPTGIYIINDNGNYRIFISNAGSGASLTRLDFGSSLLNTPTAVNLGNPGNVMVTPRDLTVMRSCGQAVAFIANGQPGYGNISSLDFNNDFTAVPTPASLGNIGNLNFAHSISRLFRVNEDIFGFVTNVTNNTITRFRFPGCTNASIASSTATNPPPITYNTPGTYNINLTVDDGLPTQTAFCKQVVVLPAPVQSPTKTSTLCTGATTRIGTGAKYATYLWNTGATTDSIDVTNAGTYWVTINSFGCSVTDTFKVERILISDFSFKQDVCNPYTVTFANASTATTSPYWDLGDGTMITGNLNPVHTYANFGDYTIRFSVQDGNCRDTVDKIISINVVKDDIIITPDTVICDGTTKQLRTKPSLSFCWYPTTYLDNPNSPNPVTSTPHNITYYFNAEVTGNNLIVNGDFSAGNTGFTSQYIYAATNTTEGEYAVGPNPQTWNGAASNCRDHTSGNGNMLLVNGNPIADEKVWTQTVNVIPNTSYAFSTWIQSISEANPAQLQFSINGKDMANAITASMPGCNWLQFYTTWNSGNNTTAQISIVNKNTIRDGNDFALDDISFAQVFIKRDSVIIKVDTPVVKTILDTTVCKEKPVTLYTTGAATYTWSPATTLSNPAIANPVATPSANTEYIVTGITMNGCVAKDTVAVNIFSKPVITKTQDTAVCRNSAFPLYIAGGTSYAWSPANQLNNPASNTPIASPGTADITYYVTITDSHSCISQDSVQVSIRPYPVFTASGNQAICYGSSATLRAGGGDQYQWTPAHLLSDAGSPEPVATPDTTTQFSVYIRETTCGFDTTINRRIIVNPVPELTVEKANDINCNTPTAQLNAAGARQYTWSPVAGLNDPYKANPITHTDTTTQYTVTGINQYGCSSTAFLKVIASKEGLPRFVVPNAFTPNGDRNNDCFGIQRWGNAKVEEFAVYNRWGQLVFKTADPSRCWDGTFNGKPQDAGGYIYVIKAKTLCGEVSRKGMVMLIR